A window of the Natrinema salifodinae genome harbors these coding sequences:
- a CDS encoding NAD(P)-binding oxidoreductase, producing the protein MAGSRTPDRILIAGASGDTGIELLSVLRPTEIAVRATTRSYAAADTLERHGADEVIVADFFESADAVAAVEDCDIVYCALGTSPGLRHVTGSKLVDRTGVINLVTAAIAADVSYFVFESAIGVGNSKAGLSLPTRLLVRGTLRAKQDAETALRRSGLGYTIIRPGKLTNDPPSGEVIAGEGGDSVSGSIPRADVAAVMAAAPFTSDARNRTVEVVSRDGLADTPKRCVDIDWAYDSLVAGREHLRI; encoded by the coding sequence ATGGCTGGATCACGCACACCTGACCGCATCCTCATCGCCGGTGCCAGCGGCGACACCGGGATCGAACTCCTCTCCGTCCTGCGGCCGACCGAGATCGCCGTCCGCGCGACCACGCGATCGTACGCGGCCGCGGACACCCTCGAACGCCACGGAGCCGACGAGGTCATCGTCGCCGACTTCTTCGAGTCCGCCGACGCCGTGGCCGCCGTCGAAGACTGTGACATCGTCTACTGCGCGCTCGGAACGTCGCCTGGCCTGCGCCACGTGACCGGCAGCAAACTGGTCGATCGAACCGGCGTCATCAACCTCGTCACCGCCGCGATCGCGGCGGACGTGTCCTACTTCGTCTTCGAGAGCGCGATCGGCGTCGGGAACTCGAAAGCGGGGCTGTCGCTGCCCACCAGGCTCCTCGTTCGAGGAACGTTGCGGGCCAAGCAAGACGCCGAAACGGCACTGCGCCGGTCCGGACTCGGATACACGATTATCCGCCCGGGAAAACTCACGAACGACCCACCTAGCGGCGAGGTCATCGCCGGCGAAGGCGGCGACTCCGTCTCGGGATCGATCCCGCGGGCCGACGTCGCCGCGGTCATGGCCGCCGCGCCGTTCACGTCCGATGCGCGCAACCGTACCGTCGAAGTCGTCAGTCGCGACGGCCTGGCGGACACGCCGAAGCGCTGCGTCGATATCGACTGGGCCTACGACAGCCTGGTAGCGGGGCGCGAACACCTCCGGATCTGA
- a CDS encoding CBS domain-containing protein yields MEVVSDRTKPRVKDYMTRDVVTVSPDETVGEVATRIDESEEHSGFPVCERRRVEGFISARDLLLADDTDPIFRVMTTDLLVAHPDMKVTDAARVILRSGIQKLPVVDDAGNLVGIISNADVIRSQIERATPEKVGKLKRTLEQIHEVDLREERRTVPLADLTPTQGRVYADELEGRRYELERGLAEPLVVIDNAGTLLLADGHHRVLAADRLGIDEMDAYVIVVDDEIDLGMARTAEKEELERIDDIEVVDYARHPLVQTTKRLQSNGGAEP; encoded by the coding sequence ATGGAGGTCGTGTCGGACCGGACCAAGCCCCGGGTTAAGGACTACATGACGCGCGACGTCGTCACGGTATCGCCCGACGAGACCGTCGGCGAGGTCGCGACGCGAATCGACGAGAGCGAGGAACACAGCGGCTTCCCCGTCTGCGAGCGCCGACGCGTCGAAGGTTTCATCAGCGCCCGCGACCTGCTGCTCGCGGACGACACCGATCCGATCTTCAGGGTCATGACGACCGATCTTCTGGTCGCCCACCCCGACATGAAGGTCACCGACGCCGCCCGTGTCATCCTCCGATCGGGCATCCAGAAGCTTCCCGTCGTCGACGACGCGGGCAACCTGGTCGGCATCATTTCCAACGCCGACGTTATCCGCAGCCAGATCGAGCGCGCGACCCCCGAGAAGGTCGGCAAACTGAAGCGGACCTTAGAACAGATCCACGAAGTCGACCTGCGCGAGGAACGACGGACCGTCCCCCTCGCCGACCTCACGCCCACCCAGGGCCGCGTGTACGCCGACGAACTCGAGGGCCGCCGGTACGAACTCGAGCGCGGCCTGGCCGAACCGCTGGTGGTCATCGACAACGCCGGGACCCTCCTGCTTGCCGACGGTCATCACCGCGTGCTCGCGGCCGACCGCCTGGGGATCGACGAGATGGACGCCTACGTCATCGTCGTCGACGACGAGATCGACCTCGGCATGGCCCGGACGGCCGAGAAGGAAGAGCTCGAACGGATCGACGACATCGAAGTGGTCGACTACGCGCGCCACCCGCTAGTCCAGACGACGAAACGGCTCCAGTCCAACGGCGGAGCGGAGCCGTAG